The Triticum aestivum cultivar Chinese Spring chromosome 3A, IWGSC CS RefSeq v2.1, whole genome shotgun sequence genome includes a region encoding these proteins:
- the LOC123062776 gene encoding beta-galactosidase 3 isoform X1 yields the protein MAAAAGPRLLPLLLLLLQLLAAAASGVTYDHRSLVISGRRRLLISASIHYPRSVPAMWPKLVAEAKDGGADCIETYVFWNGHETAPGKYYFEERFDLVQFARVVKDAGLYLMLRIGPFVAAEWNFGGVPAWLHYIPGTVFRTNNEPFKVRLACEFWSVWWYICPVRVITQVALVIMQSHMKSFTTKIVDMMKEERFFASQGGHIILAQIENEYGYYQQAYGAGGKAYAMWAGSMALAQNTGVPWIMCQQYDVPDHVINTCNSFYCDQFKPNLPTQPKIWTENWPGWFQTFGESNPHRPPEDVAFSVARFFGKGGSVQNYYVYHGGTNFDRTAGGPFITTSYDYDAPIDEYGLKRLPKWAHLKELHKSIKLCEHSLLSGNSTLLSLGPQQEADVYTDHSGGCVAFLANIDSEKDNVVAFRNRQYDLPAWSVSILPDCENVVFNTAKVRSQTLMVDMVPETLQASIPHQWSIFTERIGIWDKNDFVRNEFVDHINTTKDSTDYLWHTTSFDVDKSYPASGNHPILNIGSKGHAVHAFLNNMLIGSAYGNGSESSFSVHMPINLKAGKNEIALLSMTVGLKSAGPYYEWVGAGLTSVNISGMKNGTIDLSSNNWAYKIGLEGEHYGLFKPDQGNNQRWRPQSEPPKHQPLTWYKVNVDVPQGDDPVGLDMQSMGKGLVWLNGNAIGRYWPRTSPTDDRCTPSCDYRGKFSPDKCRAGCGKPTQRWYHVPRSWFHPSGNTLVVFEEQGGDPTKITFSRRVATSVCSFVSENYPSIDLESWDKSISDGNPVAAKVELSCPKGKNISSVKFASFGDPSGTCRSYQQGSCHHPDSLSVVEKACLNINSCTVSLSDEGFGEDPCPGVTKTLAIEADCS from the exons atggccgccgccgccggtccTCGGCTGCTCcccttgctcctgctgctgcttcagttgctcgccgccgccgcgtccggTGTGACGTACGACCACCGCTCCCTCGtcatctccggccgccgccgcctgctcATCTCCGCCTCCATCCACTACCCCCGCAGCGTCCCCGCG ATGTGGCCCAAGCTGGTGGCCGAGGCCAAGGACGGCGGCGCCGACTGCATCGAGACCTACGTCTTCTGGAACGGCCACGAGACCGCCCCCGGCAag TACTACTTCGAGGAGCGGTTCGACCTGGTGCAGTTCGCGAGGGTCGTCAAGGACGCCGGGCTCTACCTCATGCTGCGCATCGGCCCCTTCGTCGCCGCCGAGTGGAACTTCGG GGGCGTGCCTGCGTGGCTGCATTACATACCTGGAACGGTGTTCCGGACGAACAACGAGCCATTCAAGGTGAGGCTGGCTTGTGAATTCTGGAGTGTTTGGTGGTACATTTGCCCGGTTCGGGTGATAACCCAAGTGGCACTCGTTATTATGCAGTCTCACATGAAGAGCTTCACGACGAAAATCGTGGACATGATGAAGGAAGAACGGTTCTTCGCTTCGCAGGGAGGGCACATCATCCTAGCTCAG ATTGAAAATGAGTATGGGTATTATCAACAAGCGTATGGAGCTGGTGGCAAGGCATATGCAATGTGGGCAGGTAGTATGGCTCTGGCGCAGAACACTGGCGTCCCTTGGATCATGTGTCAGCAGTACGATGTTCCTGATCATGTG ATAAACACCTGTAATTCGTTCTACTGCGATCAATTCAAGCCAAATTTGCCAACCCAGCCAAAAATTTGGACAGAGAATTGGCCAGGATG GTTCCAGACTTTTGGTGAAAGTAACCCCCACAGACCCCCTGAGGATGTTGCGTTTTCTGTTGCACGTTTTTTTGGGAAAGGTGGCAGCGTTCAGAATTACTATGTG TACCATGGTGGAACGAACTTTGATCGTACTGCTGGAGGGCCGTTCATTACAACTAGCTATGACTATGATGCACCAATTGATGAATATG GCCTTAAACGACTTCCAAAATGGGCACATCTGAAGGAGCTTCACAAATCTATAAAATTGTGTGAACATAGTCTGCTTTCTGGAAACTCAACGTTACTCTCTCTTGGACCTCAACAAGAG GCTGATGTTTACACTGATCACTCAGGAGGATGTGTTGCATTCCTGGCTAACATTGATTCAGAAAAGGACAACGTTGTCGCTTTCAGGAACAGACAATATGATCTTCCTGCTTGGTCAGTTAGCATCCTACCTGACTGCGAGAATGTGGTTTTCAACACTGCGAAG GTTCGATCTCAAACTTTGATGGTGGACATGGTTCCAGAAACTTTGCAAGCATCAATACCTCATCAGTGGAGCATTTTCACAGAGAGAATCGGCATTTGGGATAAAAATGACTTTGTACGAAATGAATTTGTGGACCATATTAATACAACAAAAGACTCTACTGATTATCTGTGGCACACTACAAG TTTTGATGTGGACAAAAGTTATCCTGCAAGTGGGAACCATCCCATTCTTAATATCGGCTCCAAAGGCCATGCTGTTCACGCTTTCCTGAATAATATGCTCATAG GTAGTGCATATGGTAATGGCTCAGAATCAAGTTTCAGTGTGCATATGCCCATCAACTTGAAGGCTGGGAAGAATGAAATTGCACTACTGAGCATGACTGTTGGATTGAAA AGTGCAGGACCCTATTATGAATGGGTGGGAGCTGGCCTTACAAGTGTGAACATCTCTGGAATGAAAAATGGAACCATAGACTTGTCTTCAAATAATTGGGCATACAAG ATTGGGTTGGAAGGTGAACACTACGGTTTATTTAAGCCCGACCAAGGGAATAACCAAAGGTGGAGGCCACAATCTGAGCCACCAAAACATCAGCCTTTGACATGGTACAAG GTGAATGTTGATGTCCCACAAGGAGATGACCCAGTTGGGCTAGACATGCAGTCCATGGGGAAAGGCCTGGTTTGGTTGAATGGAAATGCCATAGGGAGGTATTGGCCCAGGACAAGTCCTACTGATGACAGGTGCACTCCGAGCTGTGACTACAGAGGAAAATTTTCTCCAGACAAGTGCAGGGCTGGATGTGGAAAGCCAACTCAAAGATG GTACCACGTCCCAAGGTCATGGTTTCACCCATCAGGGAACACCCTTGTGGTCTTTGAGGAGCAGGGTGGAGATCCCACGAAGATTACATTCTCGAGGAGAGTCGCGACAAGTGTTTGCTCCTTTGTCTCGGAGAACTATCCTTCCATAGACTTGGAGTCCTGGGATAAAAGCATCTCAGATGGTAACCCAGTAGCAGCAAAAGTAGAGCTGTCTTGCCCCAAGGGCAAAAACATCTCTTCAGTCAAGTTTGCGAGCTTCGGAGACCCCAGTGGAACCTGCAGATCCTACCAACAGGGAAGCTGCCACCATCCAGACTCTCTATCTGTTGTTGAGAAG GCCTGTCTGAACATCAACAGCTGTACAGTTTCGCTGTCAGACGAGGGATTCGGAGAAGATCCATGCCCCGGCGTCACCAAAACACTTGCCATTGAAGCAGACTGTTCTTAA
- the LOC123062776 gene encoding beta-galactosidase 3 isoform X2, which translates to MAAAAGPRLLPLLLLLLQLLAAAASGVTYDHRSLVISGRRRLLISASIHYPRSVPAMWPKLVAEAKDGGADCIETYVFWNGHETAPGKYYFEERFDLVQFARVVKDAGLYLMLRIGPFVAAEWNFGGVPAWLHYIPGTVFRTNNEPFKSHMKSFTTKIVDMMKEERFFASQGGHIILAQIENEYGYYQQAYGAGGKAYAMWAGSMALAQNTGVPWIMCQQYDVPDHVINTCNSFYCDQFKPNLPTQPKIWTENWPGWFQTFGESNPHRPPEDVAFSVARFFGKGGSVQNYYVYHGGTNFDRTAGGPFITTSYDYDAPIDEYGLKRLPKWAHLKELHKSIKLCEHSLLSGNSTLLSLGPQQEADVYTDHSGGCVAFLANIDSEKDNVVAFRNRQYDLPAWSVSILPDCENVVFNTAKVRSQTLMVDMVPETLQASIPHQWSIFTERIGIWDKNDFVRNEFVDHINTTKDSTDYLWHTTSFDVDKSYPASGNHPILNIGSKGHAVHAFLNNMLIGSAYGNGSESSFSVHMPINLKAGKNEIALLSMTVGLKSAGPYYEWVGAGLTSVNISGMKNGTIDLSSNNWAYKIGLEGEHYGLFKPDQGNNQRWRPQSEPPKHQPLTWYKVNVDVPQGDDPVGLDMQSMGKGLVWLNGNAIGRYWPRTSPTDDRCTPSCDYRGKFSPDKCRAGCGKPTQRWYHVPRSWFHPSGNTLVVFEEQGGDPTKITFSRRVATSVCSFVSENYPSIDLESWDKSISDGNPVAAKVELSCPKGKNISSVKFASFGDPSGTCRSYQQGSCHHPDSLSVVEKACLNINSCTVSLSDEGFGEDPCPGVTKTLAIEADCS; encoded by the exons atggccgccgccgccggtccTCGGCTGCTCcccttgctcctgctgctgcttcagttgctcgccgccgccgcgtccggTGTGACGTACGACCACCGCTCCCTCGtcatctccggccgccgccgcctgctcATCTCCGCCTCCATCCACTACCCCCGCAGCGTCCCCGCG ATGTGGCCCAAGCTGGTGGCCGAGGCCAAGGACGGCGGCGCCGACTGCATCGAGACCTACGTCTTCTGGAACGGCCACGAGACCGCCCCCGGCAag TACTACTTCGAGGAGCGGTTCGACCTGGTGCAGTTCGCGAGGGTCGTCAAGGACGCCGGGCTCTACCTCATGCTGCGCATCGGCCCCTTCGTCGCCGCCGAGTGGAACTTCGG GGGCGTGCCTGCGTGGCTGCATTACATACCTGGAACGGTGTTCCGGACGAACAACGAGCCATTCAAG TCTCACATGAAGAGCTTCACGACGAAAATCGTGGACATGATGAAGGAAGAACGGTTCTTCGCTTCGCAGGGAGGGCACATCATCCTAGCTCAG ATTGAAAATGAGTATGGGTATTATCAACAAGCGTATGGAGCTGGTGGCAAGGCATATGCAATGTGGGCAGGTAGTATGGCTCTGGCGCAGAACACTGGCGTCCCTTGGATCATGTGTCAGCAGTACGATGTTCCTGATCATGTG ATAAACACCTGTAATTCGTTCTACTGCGATCAATTCAAGCCAAATTTGCCAACCCAGCCAAAAATTTGGACAGAGAATTGGCCAGGATG GTTCCAGACTTTTGGTGAAAGTAACCCCCACAGACCCCCTGAGGATGTTGCGTTTTCTGTTGCACGTTTTTTTGGGAAAGGTGGCAGCGTTCAGAATTACTATGTG TACCATGGTGGAACGAACTTTGATCGTACTGCTGGAGGGCCGTTCATTACAACTAGCTATGACTATGATGCACCAATTGATGAATATG GCCTTAAACGACTTCCAAAATGGGCACATCTGAAGGAGCTTCACAAATCTATAAAATTGTGTGAACATAGTCTGCTTTCTGGAAACTCAACGTTACTCTCTCTTGGACCTCAACAAGAG GCTGATGTTTACACTGATCACTCAGGAGGATGTGTTGCATTCCTGGCTAACATTGATTCAGAAAAGGACAACGTTGTCGCTTTCAGGAACAGACAATATGATCTTCCTGCTTGGTCAGTTAGCATCCTACCTGACTGCGAGAATGTGGTTTTCAACACTGCGAAG GTTCGATCTCAAACTTTGATGGTGGACATGGTTCCAGAAACTTTGCAAGCATCAATACCTCATCAGTGGAGCATTTTCACAGAGAGAATCGGCATTTGGGATAAAAATGACTTTGTACGAAATGAATTTGTGGACCATATTAATACAACAAAAGACTCTACTGATTATCTGTGGCACACTACAAG TTTTGATGTGGACAAAAGTTATCCTGCAAGTGGGAACCATCCCATTCTTAATATCGGCTCCAAAGGCCATGCTGTTCACGCTTTCCTGAATAATATGCTCATAG GTAGTGCATATGGTAATGGCTCAGAATCAAGTTTCAGTGTGCATATGCCCATCAACTTGAAGGCTGGGAAGAATGAAATTGCACTACTGAGCATGACTGTTGGATTGAAA AGTGCAGGACCCTATTATGAATGGGTGGGAGCTGGCCTTACAAGTGTGAACATCTCTGGAATGAAAAATGGAACCATAGACTTGTCTTCAAATAATTGGGCATACAAG ATTGGGTTGGAAGGTGAACACTACGGTTTATTTAAGCCCGACCAAGGGAATAACCAAAGGTGGAGGCCACAATCTGAGCCACCAAAACATCAGCCTTTGACATGGTACAAG GTGAATGTTGATGTCCCACAAGGAGATGACCCAGTTGGGCTAGACATGCAGTCCATGGGGAAAGGCCTGGTTTGGTTGAATGGAAATGCCATAGGGAGGTATTGGCCCAGGACAAGTCCTACTGATGACAGGTGCACTCCGAGCTGTGACTACAGAGGAAAATTTTCTCCAGACAAGTGCAGGGCTGGATGTGGAAAGCCAACTCAAAGATG GTACCACGTCCCAAGGTCATGGTTTCACCCATCAGGGAACACCCTTGTGGTCTTTGAGGAGCAGGGTGGAGATCCCACGAAGATTACATTCTCGAGGAGAGTCGCGACAAGTGTTTGCTCCTTTGTCTCGGAGAACTATCCTTCCATAGACTTGGAGTCCTGGGATAAAAGCATCTCAGATGGTAACCCAGTAGCAGCAAAAGTAGAGCTGTCTTGCCCCAAGGGCAAAAACATCTCTTCAGTCAAGTTTGCGAGCTTCGGAGACCCCAGTGGAACCTGCAGATCCTACCAACAGGGAAGCTGCCACCATCCAGACTCTCTATCTGTTGTTGAGAAG GCCTGTCTGAACATCAACAGCTGTACAGTTTCGCTGTCAGACGAGGGATTCGGAGAAGATCCATGCCCCGGCGTCACCAAAACACTTGCCATTGAAGCAGACTGTTCTTAA